In the Streptomyces sp. NBC_00525 genome, one interval contains:
- a CDS encoding AAA family ATPase gives MTAVFDPGAAAGLATAKILDDTLNGTARGVVVDSPPGAGKSTLVVRAALGLAAAGRPLMVVAQTNAQVDDLVVRLAEKEPELPVGRLHSSDSDPYDKVLDGLANVRKSAKAADLADLDVVISTAAKWAHVKNVEPWGHAIVDEAYQMRSDALLAVAGLFERALFVGDPGQLDPFSIVGADQWAGLSYDPAASAVSTLLAHNPELPQHRLPVSWRLPASAAPLVSDAFYPYTPFRSGTDHGDRRLSFGVASDGSAADRVLDEAAESGWGLLELPARHTPRTDPEAVGAVALVVRRLLDRGGAATSERSPDPAPVTADRVAVGTAHRDQAAAVRAALADLGVTGVAVDTANRLQGREFDVTVVLHPLSGRPDATAFHLETGRLCVLASRHRHACVVVCREGVTDLLDEHPSTEPVQLGVTVKFPDGWEANHAVLAHLTEHRVRWTP, from the coding sequence GTGACGGCCGTTTTCGATCCGGGCGCGGCGGCGGGCCTGGCCACCGCGAAGATTCTGGACGACACGTTGAACGGCACGGCGCGGGGGGTCGTGGTGGACTCCCCGCCGGGGGCCGGCAAGTCGACGCTGGTGGTGCGCGCCGCGCTGGGGCTGGCGGCGGCGGGGCGTCCGCTGATGGTGGTCGCGCAGACGAACGCGCAGGTGGACGACCTGGTGGTGCGGCTCGCCGAGAAGGAGCCCGAGCTGCCGGTCGGCCGGCTGCACAGCAGCGACTCCGATCCGTACGACAAGGTGCTGGACGGTCTGGCGAACGTGCGGAAGTCGGCGAAGGCGGCCGATCTCGCGGACCTGGACGTGGTGATCTCGACGGCGGCGAAGTGGGCCCATGTGAAGAACGTGGAGCCGTGGGGGCACGCGATCGTCGACGAGGCGTACCAGATGCGTTCGGACGCGCTGCTGGCGGTGGCCGGGCTCTTCGAGCGGGCCCTGTTCGTGGGTGACCCGGGTCAGCTGGACCCGTTCTCGATCGTCGGCGCGGACCAGTGGGCGGGGCTGAGCTACGACCCGGCGGCCAGTGCGGTGAGCACGCTGCTCGCGCACAACCCGGAGCTGCCGCAGCACCGGCTGCCGGTCTCCTGGCGGCTGCCGGCGTCGGCCGCGCCGCTGGTGTCGGACGCGTTCTACCCGTACACGCCGTTCCGCAGCGGTACGGACCACGGTGACCGGCGGCTGTCCTTCGGGGTGGCGTCGGACGGGTCGGCGGCGGACCGGGTGCTGGACGAGGCGGCGGAGTCGGGCTGGGGCCTGCTCGAACTGCCGGCCCGGCACACCCCGCGCACCGACCCGGAGGCGGTGGGGGCGGTGGCCCTGGTGGTCCGCCGGCTGCTGGACCGGGGCGGCGCGGCCACGAGCGAGCGGTCCCCGGACCCGGCGCCGGTGACGGCGGACCGGGTCGCGGTCGGCACGGCCCACCGGGACCAGGCGGCGGCGGTACGGGCCGCGCTGGCGGACCTGGGCGTGACCGGGGTCGCGGTGGACACGGCGAACCGGCTGCAGGGCCGCGAGTTCGACGTCACGGTGGTGCTGCACCCCTTGTCCGGCCGCCCGGACGCCACCGCGTTCCACCTGGAGACGGGCCGGCTGTGCGTGCTGGCCTCCCGCCACCGCCACGCGTGCGTCGTGGTCTGCCGCGAGGGGGTGACGGACCTCCTGGACGAACACCCCTCGACGGAACCGGTCCAGCTGGGCGTCACGGTGAAGTTCCCGGACGGCTGGGAGGCCAACCACGCGGTCCTGGCCCACCTGACGGAACACCGAGTGCGATGGACCCCCTGA
- a CDS encoding bifunctional DNA primase/polymerase: MTAWLPDETTLHHGDGPCLRAGHDSDPFAELREPARHQTAQITAAGAAWLAGATAYPRSALSQWEARPTAPGVLPCGTAFDVVNVPTLFGRRMLEHLWADGPGSGPVASHRGRMLLFASPGTAQRLPSLLDWEEWGDGARTPALLCHGTGDAVTVPPLTCGDSYAGPRWLVAPDTRNPWLPGPDVLLWACVRVARSVPAPMPRISIFPLTDQGAKVYDVSRRR, from the coding sequence ATGACCGCATGGCTGCCCGACGAAACGACCCTGCACCACGGCGACGGACCCTGCCTCCGCGCCGGCCACGACAGCGACCCCTTCGCGGAGCTGCGCGAGCCCGCGCGGCACCAGACGGCGCAGATCACCGCCGCCGGTGCCGCGTGGCTGGCCGGGGCGACGGCGTATCCGCGCAGCGCCCTGTCCCAGTGGGAGGCGCGCCCCACGGCGCCGGGGGTCCTGCCGTGCGGTACGGCGTTCGACGTGGTGAACGTGCCGACGCTGTTCGGGCGCCGGATGCTGGAGCACCTGTGGGCCGACGGGCCGGGTTCGGGCCCGGTCGCCTCGCACCGGGGGCGGATGCTGCTGTTCGCCTCGCCGGGCACCGCGCAGCGGCTGCCCTCGCTGCTGGACTGGGAGGAGTGGGGCGACGGCGCGCGGACGCCCGCGCTGCTGTGTCACGGCACCGGGGATGCCGTCACGGTTCCTCCGCTGACCTGCGGCGACAGCTACGCGGGGCCGCGCTGGCTGGTCGCCCCCGACACGCGCAACCCCTGGCTGCCGGGGCCGGACGTCCTGCTGTGGGCGTGCGTCCGGGTGGCCCGTTCGGTGCCCGCTCCGATGCCCCGGATTTCGATTTTTCCTCTCACGGATCAGGGTGCTAAGGTCTACGACGTCAGCAGGCGCCGCTAG
- a CDS encoding M6 family metalloprotease domain-containing protein has product MEGLSPRGLTAGLLSLVALVATSLVAGPVAAATGDAAPCALPRTGAHHSLGVDRWNGAYPRPVRTLDAVMVFLSFPDARPATTPAELTADYFPATTRFFRRASYGKFTLRPHPQRQWIAMPKPSTWYGIKRDWDSGRRSAYLRDAIRVADARIDFSRYDIVYFVADPDAPGVDSDATKVVNFDRPVRADGTDIRRVVTLFEQHPPDHNVLAHETGHVFDLPDLYHRPSDGKGDWDTFVGDWDVMGSQFGLAPDLFGWHKWKLGWLDDRQVVCVQSDRVVTLEPMAAVPVRGATLGTRLAVIRTGEGTAVAVEARGATGNDSSTCAEGVLLYRVRNETPSGGGPVEVLDTHPETDACWERSVYPPLADAPLRVGETYTVPGAHTTVEVADRTPSGDWTVRITTGT; this is encoded by the coding sequence GTGGAGGGGCTCAGCCCCCGCGGGCTGACGGCCGGGCTGCTCTCGCTGGTGGCGCTCGTCGCCACCTCCCTCGTCGCCGGGCCCGTGGCCGCCGCCACCGGGGACGCCGCCCCCTGCGCGCTGCCCCGCACCGGCGCCCACCACTCCCTGGGCGTCGACCGCTGGAACGGCGCCTACCCGCGCCCGGTCCGCACCCTGGACGCGGTGATGGTCTTCCTCTCGTTCCCCGACGCCAGACCGGCCACCACCCCCGCCGAACTCACCGCCGACTACTTCCCGGCCACCACCCGGTTCTTCCGCCGCGCCTCGTACGGGAAGTTCACCCTGCGCCCGCACCCGCAGCGCCAGTGGATCGCGATGCCGAAACCGTCGACCTGGTACGGCATAAAGCGCGACTGGGACAGCGGCCGGCGCAGCGCCTATCTGCGCGACGCGATCCGGGTGGCCGACGCCCGGATCGACTTCTCGCGCTACGACATCGTCTACTTCGTCGCGGACCCGGACGCGCCGGGCGTCGACTCCGACGCCACCAAGGTCGTCAACTTCGACCGCCCGGTGCGCGCGGACGGCACGGACATCCGGCGCGTCGTCACCCTCTTCGAACAGCACCCGCCCGACCACAACGTCCTGGCCCACGAAACCGGCCACGTCTTCGACCTGCCCGACCTCTACCACCGCCCCTCGGACGGCAAGGGCGACTGGGACACCTTCGTCGGCGACTGGGACGTCATGGGCAGCCAGTTCGGGCTGGCGCCCGACCTCTTCGGCTGGCACAAGTGGAAGCTGGGCTGGCTGGACGACCGGCAGGTGGTCTGCGTCCAGAGCGACCGGGTCGTCACCCTCGAACCGATGGCCGCCGTGCCCGTACGCGGCGCCACGCTCGGCACCCGGCTCGCCGTGATCAGGACCGGCGAGGGCACCGCGGTGGCCGTCGAGGCCCGCGGCGCCACCGGCAACGACAGCTCGACCTGCGCCGAGGGCGTCCTGCTCTACCGGGTGCGCAACGAGACGCCGTCCGGCGGAGGGCCCGTCGAGGTGCTCGACACGCATCCGGAGACCGACGCCTGCTGGGAGCGCTCGGTCTACCCACCGCTCGCCGACGCACCCCTGCGCGTCGGCGAGACGTACACCGTGCCCGGCGCGCACACCACGGTCGAGGTCGCCGACCGGACGCCCTCGGGCGACTGGACCGTACGCATCACCACGGGCACCTGA
- a CDS encoding putative bifunctional diguanylate cyclase/phosphodiesterase, producing the protein MSATPEGPVPAAGPAPSAQRPEVTERDDYRAAFRAAALPMAVVDHEGLIVTANEALGVLTGTRAAALTAQSAADLVDLPADARDWHAYREVLRGRRPRFRSTRRLKLPDGRTLWAEITVVPMAGRAADADGPGRVLLSVADVGDRRELNRRLRHLRLHDPVTRLPNRALFFERLAAALRPPADRDGTARVGLCYLDLDGFKAVNDTLGHPAGDRLLAAVAGRLTDCAARQDAPGAPLVARLGGDEFAILVEESTGTEQLTELARSVLGALQRPFDLAGQRLAVSASIGVVERPVAGTSATGLMQAADTTLYWAKADGKGRWTLFDPERNAHRMTRQTLSSTLRPAVERGEFTIEYQPLVGMADGVVHGVEALVRWNHPQFGLLAPNRFVAIAEEDGSIVQLGRWVLRSACRQARRWQLDHPAEPPLFISVNVAVRQVWDSDLVTDVAQILAETGLDPALLQLELTESAVMGSAGRPLRALRALSDMGVRIAIDDFGTGYSNLAYLSRLPVSALKLDGAFVRGFRHEDGTRPSPADETIVEAMVGLAHRLGLTVTAECVETAGQAERLRRIGCDTGQGWLYSRAVAPERIAELIGTRAPGA; encoded by the coding sequence GTGAGCGCAACCCCCGAGGGGCCGGTGCCCGCGGCGGGCCCGGCACCTTCCGCACAGCGACCCGAGGTCACGGAGCGTGATGATTATCGGGCCGCCTTCCGTGCCGCCGCTCTGCCGATGGCCGTCGTGGACCACGAGGGCCTGATCGTCACCGCCAACGAGGCGCTCGGCGTGCTCACCGGCACCCGCGCCGCCGCGCTCACCGCTCAGTCGGCCGCCGATCTGGTGGACCTTCCGGCGGACGCCCGCGACTGGCACGCGTACCGCGAGGTGCTGCGCGGCCGGCGCCCCCGCTTCCGCAGCACCCGCCGGCTCAAGCTCCCCGACGGCCGCACGCTGTGGGCCGAGATCACCGTCGTACCGATGGCCGGCCGGGCGGCGGACGCGGACGGGCCGGGCCGGGTCCTGCTCTCCGTCGCGGACGTGGGCGACCGGCGGGAGCTGAACCGGCGGCTGCGCCACCTCCGGCTGCACGACCCGGTGACCCGGCTGCCCAACCGGGCGCTCTTCTTCGAGCGGCTGGCGGCGGCGCTGCGGCCCCCGGCCGACCGGGACGGCACCGCCCGCGTCGGGCTCTGCTACCTGGACCTGGACGGCTTCAAGGCGGTCAACGACACCCTGGGGCACCCGGCCGGCGACCGGCTGCTCGCGGCCGTCGCCGGACGGCTCACGGACTGCGCCGCCCGGCAGGACGCGCCCGGCGCCCCGCTGGTGGCCCGGCTCGGCGGCGACGAGTTCGCGATCCTGGTCGAGGAGTCCACCGGCACCGAGCAGCTCACCGAGCTGGCGCGCTCGGTCCTGGGCGCCCTCCAGCGGCCGTTCGACCTGGCCGGGCAGCGGCTGGCGGTCTCGGCGTCGATCGGGGTGGTCGAGCGGCCCGTCGCGGGCACCTCCGCCACCGGTCTGATGCAGGCCGCCGACACCACGCTGTACTGGGCGAAGGCGGACGGGAAGGGCCGCTGGACCCTGTTCGACCCGGAGCGCAACGCCCACCGGATGACCCGCCAGACGCTCTCCTCGACGCTGCGTCCGGCCGTGGAGCGCGGCGAGTTCACCATCGAGTACCAGCCGCTGGTCGGCATGGCGGACGGGGTCGTGCACGGGGTGGAGGCGCTGGTGCGCTGGAACCATCCGCAGTTCGGCCTGCTCGCGCCGAATCGGTTCGTCGCCATCGCCGAGGAGGACGGCTCGATCGTCCAGCTCGGCCGGTGGGTGCTGCGCTCCGCCTGCCGGCAGGCCCGCCGCTGGCAGCTCGACCACCCGGCCGAACCGCCGCTGTTCATCAGCGTCAATGTCGCGGTGCGCCAGGTCTGGGACTCCGACCTGGTCACCGATGTCGCGCAGATCCTGGCGGAGACCGGGCTCGACCCGGCGCTGCTGCAACTGGAGCTGACCGAGTCCGCAGTCATGGGCTCGGCGGGCCGGCCGCTGCGCGCCCTGCGGGCCCTCAGCGACATGGGCGTCCGCATCGCCATCGACGACTTCGGCACCGGCTACTCGAACCTCGCCTATCTGAGCCGACTGCCGGTGTCCGCGCTCAAGCTGGACGGCGCGTTCGTCCGCGGGTTCCGCCACGAGGACGGGACGCGCCCCTCCCCCGCCGACGAGACGATCGTGGAGGCGATGGTGGGGCTGGCGCACCGCCTGGGTCTGACCGTCACCGCGGAGTGCGTGGAGACGGCCGGCCAGGCGGAGCGGCTGCGCCGGATCGGCTGCGACACCGGACAGGGCTGGCTCTACTCGCGGGCGGTGGCCCCGGAGCGCATCGCCGAACTCATCGGGACGCGCGCCCCGGGCGCGTAG
- a CDS encoding LLM class flavin-dependent oxidoreductase, whose product MRGGGTRSDGTPGDDGGRGDEIRGTARGTAPVPLSVLDLVTVGKGRTASQALLTGVEIARLADRRGFHRYWVAEHHSMPGVASSSPAVLLAHTAARTERIRLGSGGVMLPNHAPLVIAEQFGTLEAMAPGRIDLGLGRAPGTDGATAAALRRTDRLGEGAEDFPQQLMELTRFLDDDFPDGHPYARIHAVPGPVQATAEGGVQSPARPPVWLLGSSGFSARLAGVLGLPFAFAHHFSARNTVPALELYRDSFQPSTVLDEPYALIGVAALAADEEREARRQVLTGALSMLRLRSGRPGLVPTPEEAEAYAFAPMEREFVDNWLADIVHGTPDEVRSGLDDLVKRTGADELMITANAHDGDARLHSYDLIADAYGLPRE is encoded by the coding sequence ATGCGAGGCGGCGGAACCCGGAGCGACGGAACCCCGGGCGACGACGGGGGCCGGGGCGACGAGATCCGGGGCACCGCGCGGGGGACCGCGCCCGTGCCCCTGTCCGTGCTGGACCTGGTGACCGTGGGCAAGGGCCGTACCGCGAGCCAGGCGCTGCTCACCGGCGTCGAGATCGCCCGGCTCGCCGACCGCCGGGGCTTCCACCGCTACTGGGTCGCCGAGCACCACTCGATGCCCGGCGTCGCCTCCTCGTCCCCGGCCGTGCTGCTGGCCCACACCGCCGCCCGCACCGAGCGCATCCGGCTGGGCTCGGGCGGCGTGATGCTGCCCAACCACGCCCCGCTCGTCATCGCGGAGCAGTTCGGCACCCTGGAGGCGATGGCCCCCGGCCGTATCGACCTCGGACTCGGCCGCGCCCCCGGCACGGACGGCGCCACGGCCGCCGCCCTGCGCCGCACGGACCGGCTGGGCGAAGGGGCGGAAGACTTCCCGCAGCAGCTCATGGAGCTCACCCGGTTCCTGGACGACGACTTCCCGGACGGGCACCCCTACGCCCGCATCCACGCGGTCCCCGGACCCGTGCAGGCCACGGCCGAAGGCGGCGTCCAGTCCCCGGCGCGCCCGCCCGTCTGGCTGCTCGGCTCCTCCGGCTTCAGCGCCCGGCTGGCCGGGGTCCTCGGACTGCCGTTCGCCTTCGCGCACCACTTCTCGGCCCGGAACACCGTGCCGGCCCTGGAGCTGTACCGCGACTCCTTCCAGCCGTCCACGGTCCTGGACGAGCCCTACGCGCTGATCGGGGTCGCCGCCCTGGCCGCCGACGAGGAGCGCGAGGCCAGGCGCCAGGTGCTGACCGGGGCCCTGTCGATGCTGCGGCTGCGCTCCGGGCGGCCCGGCCTGGTGCCGACGCCCGAGGAGGCGGAGGCGTACGCCTTCGCCCCGATGGAGCGCGAGTTCGTGGACAACTGGCTGGCCGACATCGTCCACGGCACCCCCGACGAGGTCCGCTCCGGCCTGGACGACCTGGTGAAGCGCACCGGCGCCGACGAGCTGATGATCACCGCCAACGCCCACGACGGGGACGCCCGGCTGCACAGCTACGACCTGATCGCGGACGCGTACGGGCTGCCGCGGGAGTGA
- a CDS encoding maleate cis-trans isomerase family protein: MTTVGFLYPGHFAEDDYPRMEILLDSTIRLVVHHTESPDGAYREDALRALGTRGRLAAGIEELQRSGVQSIVWACDGGSFPYGWQGAHDQVAALARAAGVPASSASIGFVHAVRKLGAARVAVGATYPEPVAERFAAFLRESGTEVTGTYAAGAADAAEAASWDGDRVLGLARAADRPDAEAILLPDTALHTVAHLPALEEALGKPVLTANQVAAREALRLADRPAFAPRLGALFAGREQPPAPVGRGSGRAYAHGRKS, translated from the coding sequence ATGACGACCGTCGGATTCCTCTATCCGGGCCACTTCGCCGAGGACGACTACCCGCGCATGGAGATCCTTCTCGACAGCACCATCAGACTCGTCGTCCACCACACCGAGAGCCCGGACGGCGCCTACCGCGAGGACGCCCTGCGCGCCCTGGGCACGCGCGGCCGGCTCGCCGCCGGCATCGAGGAGCTCCAGCGCTCCGGCGTCCAGTCCATCGTCTGGGCCTGCGACGGCGGCAGCTTCCCGTACGGGTGGCAGGGCGCCCACGACCAGGTCGCCGCCCTGGCCCGCGCGGCGGGCGTGCCCGCCTCCAGCGCCTCCATCGGCTTCGTGCACGCGGTACGGAAGCTGGGCGCCGCCCGCGTCGCCGTCGGCGCCACCTACCCGGAGCCCGTCGCCGAACGGTTCGCCGCCTTCCTCCGCGAGAGCGGTACGGAGGTCACCGGTACCTACGCGGCGGGCGCCGCCGACGCCGCCGAGGCCGCCTCCTGGGACGGCGACCGGGTCCTCGGCCTGGCCCGCGCCGCCGACCGCCCCGACGCCGAGGCGATCCTGCTGCCCGACACGGCCCTGCACACCGTCGCCCATCTGCCCGCGCTGGAGGAGGCCCTCGGCAAGCCCGTCCTCACCGCGAACCAGGTCGCCGCCCGCGAGGCCCTGCGCCTCGCCGACCGCCCGGCCTTCGCGCCCCGCCTCGGTGCGCTCTTCGCCGGCCGCGAGCAGCCGCCCGCACCGGTGGGCCGGGGGAGCGGCCGGGCGTACGCACACGGAAGGAAGAGCTGA
- the ehuB gene encoding ectoine/hydroxyectoine ABC transporter substrate-binding protein EhuB: MADFPNLSRRGFINRSAAVGGLLVVPGLLAACSKTGEESADGEGALKKLRKQGFVRVAYADEAPYGYMEGKELKGEAPTLHREIFKALGVDELKPTLSEWDGLIPGLQAGKYDVVSAGMAITPERCANALFSEPEFISPTAMMVKKGNPKKVTDLASAKAAGITIGVMAGAVEGKYAEGAGIPESRIKTLQKPQDGADAVKGGRVDAFLLTGISLRWLAKTNEETEVTEAFLPELDGVKQYSPGGAVFRKGNEELRDAFNRELKKIVSDRSRYVELLRDYGFGATELPPADLKTADLCKG, from the coding sequence ATGGCTGACTTCCCGAACCTGTCCCGCCGGGGATTTATCAACCGATCGGCAGCGGTGGGCGGTCTGCTCGTCGTTCCGGGCCTGCTCGCCGCGTGCAGCAAGACCGGTGAGGAGTCCGCCGACGGCGAGGGCGCCCTCAAGAAGCTCCGGAAGCAGGGCTTCGTACGGGTCGCCTACGCCGACGAGGCCCCGTACGGGTACATGGAGGGCAAGGAACTCAAGGGCGAGGCGCCCACGTTGCACCGCGAGATCTTCAAGGCACTGGGCGTGGACGAGCTGAAGCCCACGCTGTCCGAGTGGGACGGCCTGATCCCCGGCCTCCAGGCCGGCAAGTACGACGTGGTCAGCGCCGGCATGGCGATCACCCCGGAGCGCTGCGCCAACGCCCTGTTCTCCGAGCCGGAGTTCATCTCGCCGACCGCGATGATGGTGAAGAAGGGCAACCCGAAGAAGGTCACCGACCTGGCCTCCGCGAAGGCCGCCGGCATCACCATCGGGGTGATGGCGGGCGCGGTCGAGGGCAAGTACGCCGAGGGCGCGGGCATCCCCGAGAGCAGGATCAAGACGCTCCAGAAGCCGCAGGACGGCGCGGACGCGGTCAAGGGCGGCCGGGTGGACGCGTTCCTGCTGACCGGCATCTCGCTGCGCTGGCTCGCCAAGACCAACGAGGAGACCGAGGTCACCGAGGCGTTCCTGCCCGAGCTGGACGGCGTGAAGCAGTACAGCCCCGGCGGCGCGGTCTTCCGCAAGGGCAACGAGGAGCTGCGCGACGCCTTCAACCGGGAGCTGAAGAAGATCGTCTCCGACAGGTCCCGCTATGTGGAGCTGCTGCGCGACTACGGCTTCGGCGCGACGGAGCTGCCGCCGGCCGATCTGAAGACGGCCGATCTGTGCAAGGGCTGA
- the ehuC gene encoding ectoine/hydroxyectoine ABC transporter permease subunit EhuC, which yields MNDFFSAFADDLPQLRSGLWVTLEATVLGALLALFLSFVLGLMSLSRLMLSRGVSRVVVEFFRGTSLYVQLFWLYYAMPSLTGYDLDPLFCGVLAFGLNYGAYGAEVVRGAVNSVPRGQYEAAIALNMSPAHRMRKVILPQAWVQMIPSFTNLLIQLLKCTPLLWLISAADLMTAIEKLRSRTGETLTAYLTLLVCYFVLAYALTLLMNLLERSAKRRLGLATGGRSLLKSRSAVPAARTTGGAG from the coding sequence ATGAATGATTTCTTCTCGGCCTTCGCCGACGACCTGCCGCAACTGCGGTCGGGGCTGTGGGTGACCCTGGAGGCCACGGTCCTGGGCGCGCTGCTCGCGCTGTTCCTGTCGTTCGTCCTCGGACTGATGTCGCTCAGCCGGCTCATGCTGTCGCGCGGGGTCTCCCGTGTGGTCGTGGAGTTCTTCCGGGGCACCTCGCTGTACGTCCAGCTGTTCTGGCTGTACTACGCGATGCCGTCGCTGACCGGCTACGACCTGGACCCGCTGTTCTGCGGGGTGCTGGCGTTCGGCCTCAACTACGGGGCGTACGGCGCCGAAGTGGTGCGCGGCGCGGTCAACTCCGTACCGCGCGGGCAGTACGAGGCGGCGATCGCGCTGAACATGTCGCCGGCGCACCGGATGCGGAAGGTGATCCTGCCGCAGGCGTGGGTGCAGATGATCCCCTCGTTCACCAATCTGCTGATCCAGCTGCTGAAGTGCACGCCGCTGCTGTGGCTGATCTCGGCGGCGGATCTGATGACGGCCATCGAGAAGCTGCGCAGCCGTACGGGTGAGACGCTCACCGCGTATCTGACGCTGCTGGTCTGCTACTTCGTCCTGGCCTACGCGCTGACCCTGCTGATGAACCTGCTGGAGCGGTCCGCCAAGCGGCGGCTCGGCCTGGCCACCGGCGGCCGGAGCCTGCTGAAGTCCCGCAGCGCCGTGCCGGCCGCCCGGACCACCGGAGGTGCCGGGTGA
- the ehuD gene encoding ectoine/hydroxyectoine ABC transporter permease subunit EhuD, whose amino-acid sequence MNGDFDWGTVREAFPQLLDGFWTTLLATVFGILVAAVLGLAIAIAGRAPTRLVTVPVKAVMEFIRSTPLLVQLVGAATLFTSVEPLTVGIVVLGIHYATYTSEVYRAGIDAVPKGQWEACRALSLTPRRTWQAVILPQAVRNVVPALGNYAISMFKETPYLAVITVHEMVYQARDYGTDNFRFTEVFTLAGLIFLVASYPTSLLMRKLEKRLGH is encoded by the coding sequence GTGAACGGCGATTTCGACTGGGGCACGGTCCGCGAGGCGTTCCCGCAGCTCCTCGACGGTTTCTGGACGACCCTGCTGGCCACGGTGTTCGGCATCCTGGTCGCCGCGGTGCTCGGGCTGGCCATCGCGATCGCCGGACGGGCGCCGACCCGGCTGGTGACCGTGCCGGTGAAGGCGGTGATGGAGTTCATCCGCTCCACCCCGCTGCTGGTGCAGCTGGTGGGCGCGGCGACGCTGTTCACCTCGGTGGAGCCGCTGACCGTCGGCATCGTGGTGCTGGGCATCCACTACGCCACGTACACCTCGGAGGTGTACCGGGCGGGGATCGACGCCGTGCCGAAGGGGCAGTGGGAGGCGTGCCGGGCGCTGTCGCTGACGCCCCGGCGGACCTGGCAGGCGGTGATCCTGCCGCAGGCGGTCCGCAATGTGGTGCCGGCGCTGGGCAACTACGCGATCTCCATGTTCAAGGAGACGCCGTACCTCGCCGTGATCACCGTGCACGAAATGGTCTACCAGGCCCGCGACTACGGGACGGACAACTTCCGCTTCACGGAGGTGTTCACCCTCGCCGGGCTGATCTTCCTGGTGGCGAGCTACCCCACCTCGCTGTTGATGAGAAAGCTGGAGAAGCGCCTTGGCCACTGA
- the ehuA gene encoding ectoine/hydroxyectoine ABC transporter ATP-binding protein EhuA: MATEPLPLQKNAAAAPEAAVPVAVSKDDGHPLVRFDKVVKRYGDHTVLDRLDFTVERGEHVTLIGPSGSGKTTILRLLMTLERVSDGVIRINGEPLTHMRAPDGSLKPASEKHLRAARRRIGMVFQQFNLFPNMKVLQNITEAPVNVLGMDRDRAEARARELLDLVGLSGKIDAHPSQLSGGQQQRVAIARALAMEPEILLLDEVTSALDPELVAGVLELLTDIARNTDITMLCVTHEMSFARDVSEKVLMFDAGRVVESGSPEKIFTDPSHERTREFLNAVL; this comes from the coding sequence TTGGCCACTGAACCCCTTCCCCTGCAGAAGAACGCGGCCGCGGCCCCCGAGGCGGCCGTGCCCGTCGCCGTGTCCAAGGACGACGGGCATCCGCTGGTCCGCTTCGACAAGGTCGTCAAGCGCTACGGCGACCACACGGTCCTGGACCGGCTCGACTTCACGGTCGAGCGCGGCGAGCATGTCACCCTGATCGGGCCCAGCGGCTCGGGCAAGACGACGATCCTGCGGCTGCTGATGACGCTGGAGCGGGTCAGCGACGGCGTGATCCGGATCAACGGCGAGCCGCTGACGCACATGCGGGCGCCGGACGGTTCGCTGAAGCCCGCGTCCGAGAAGCATCTGCGGGCGGCCCGCCGAAGGATCGGCATGGTCTTCCAGCAGTTCAACCTGTTCCCGAACATGAAGGTGCTGCAGAACATCACCGAGGCGCCCGTCAACGTGCTCGGCATGGACCGGGACCGGGCGGAGGCCAGGGCGCGGGAGCTGCTGGACCTGGTCGGGCTCTCCGGCAAGATCGACGCGCATCCCTCGCAGCTCTCCGGCGGCCAGCAGCAGCGGGTGGCCATCGCCCGCGCGCTCGCGATGGAGCCGGAGATCCTGCTCCTGGACGAGGTGACGTCGGCGCTGGACCCGGAGCTGGTGGCCGGGGTGCTGGAACTGCTGACGGACATCGCCCGGAACACCGACATCACGATGCTCTGTGTGACCCACGAGATGAGCTTCGCCCGAGACGTCTCGGAGAAGGTACTGATGTTCGATGCCGGGCGGGTCGTGGAGTCCGGTTCGCCGGAGAAAATATTCACCGACCCCTCGCACGAACGCACGCGCGAATTCCTCAACGCGGTGCTGTGA